One Solanum lycopersicum chromosome 4, SLM_r2.1 DNA window includes the following coding sequences:
- the LOC101261022 gene encoding LOB domain-containing protein 38-like gives MSCNGCRVLRRRCSDNCTLRTCLDGIDDPQAQGNATLFVSKFFGRSDLMSLIAAVPQNRRPALFKSLLFEACGRTVNPVTGAVGLLSTGNWHVCQKAVQTVLAGGNLRPVLAGILTPPYFDNSFRCGGAWDMPNQFCNKSDSMFIDGSEQIEGMEWISSEKRWNTSSCFGSETELSDVSLGLDSGYGYAECVKGEEPKLLNLFV, from the exons atgagctGCAATGGCTGCAGAGTATTACGAAGAAGATGCAGTGATAATTGTACCTTAAGGACTTGTTTGGATGGAATTGATGATCCTCAAGCACAGGGTAACGCTACTCTTTTCGTCTCTAAGTTTTTTGGCCGTAGCGATCTCATGTCCTTAATCGCCGCTGTTCCCCAAAATCGAAGACCTG CTTTGTTTAAATCGCTGTTGTTTGAAGCGTGTGGGAGGACGGTGAATCCAGTGACCGGTGCGGTAGGGCTTTTATCGACGGGGAACTGGCACGTGTGTCAAAAAGCGGTGCAAACGGTTCTCGCTGGTGGAAATCTACGGCCGGTTCTCGCCGGGATTTTAACTCCGCCTTACTTCGATAATTCCTTCCGATGCGGCGGCGCGTGGGATATGCCAAACCAGTTCTGTAACAAATCCGATTCTATGTTCATAGACGGATCGGAACAAATTGAGGGAATGGAGTGGATCAGTTCGGAGAAGAGATGGAATACGTCGTCGTGTTTTGGTTCGGAGACTGAGTTATCGGATGTATCGCTGGGTTTGGATAGTGGATATGGATATGCAGAGTGTGTGAAAGGGGAAGAACCGAAACTTCTGAATCTCTTCgtttga